cgacagtgcgaatttcggttcccacaacagGCAATTCTCTCTTCAGGCTCCAGAATCCTGTTCCCTTGTCCAGTGTCAGAGGTATCCTCTGCATAGATGGTGAATGCATTATATACATTCTCTCAAGTAGAGTTTGTACAGTCAGACTTTTCGTTTGCATAGAAATGAGAAATGTGCATATGCTAGATTTCAACCATATACTATACTTTTAAAATCAAATGAATCAAGAAGATATTTGATTCGACTTAAAATAGGAGCCATACTCACCTGTCCCCATCCGATGTAAAGGCCAGATATTTCTACCGTGGAGAATATTAGCGTAATGTGTTTGTGTATGATCTCACAAGTAACTGATGAACTCAAAGATTATAGAACTCTAACTTTATTAGCTTAAGAAAATCACTCAAAACTTAAGCTCTCACAAATAATCTCTAAACTCACAAGTTCATGGCACAACTCACCATCTTCTTATATTGAGACTTagttcctaaactcattaggaaaaCACTTTTATTCTATATATGTTTATCTTTAACTAGGATAAGGATAACTTGTATCCTAAGTTAACTTCAAGTTTATCTCCAACATTCACCCTCTTAAACTTGAAGTCACCATCTTTCAACTCTTTCACTCCCACTAGCTCTCTCATCTCTGCAAACTTTAATCTTTCCAAGGCTTTGGTTAATATATCAGCTTTCTGGAGGTTTCCGGCGACGTGCTCTACTTCGACCTGATTGTTGTCAATACACTCTCTAATGAAATGGTATCGCTTATGAATGTGTTTACTTCGCCCATGGAACACAGGATTCTTGGTCAAGGCTATTGCAGATTTATTATCTATGCGAATCATCACCCTCTCAATCGGTTTCTCTATTACTTCAGCAAGTAACTCCTGCAGCCAGATGGCTTGTTTAGCTGCTTCAGTTCCAGCCATGAATTCAGCTTCGCAGGAGGATAAGGCGACTGTTTCTTGCTTTTGTGAGCACCATGTTATAGGACAATCATTCAAATAAAACAGGTGACCCGTAGTACTCCGTCCATCATCAGCATCCACATTATGACTACTGTCACTATAGCCTATCAATGTTGAGTTGCTCGAGCGTTTGAAGTCTAGACCAAAAGCGTATGTTCCCTTAACATACCGTAATATCTGCTTTAAGGCTGCAAAGTGTGACTCCTTTGGCTCGTGCATATATCTGCTTAACACTCCTACTGCGAATGCCAAATCTGGTCGGGTGTGTATTAGATAGCGTAAGCACCCTATGACTCGACGAAAGTCCTTCTCATCCACGCTAGACTCGTCTTGAGCTTTAGACAGCTTCAGGCCTGCATCCATGGGAATTTGCGTCGCATTTGCTTCAATCATACTTGTCTCTTCCAAGATTTTCTTTGCATAAGCTTCCTGTTTTATTGTGATACCACCCTCGTACTGCAGAACCTCGATACCAAGGTAGTAGGTTAGTAGACCTAGGTCTGTCATCTCAAACTTTGCCGCCATATTCTGTTTAAAACCTTCTATCAATTCAAACTTTGAACCGGTTATGAGTAGATCGTCGACATAAACAGCCACGAGTAGCAAGTGTCCATCCTTCCTCATTCGATACAGCGACGGTTCTGTAGAACACTTGATGAACTTAAGATCTTCAAGGACTCTGTTCAGCTTTTCGTTCCACGCTCGCGGAGCTTGCTTCAACCCGTAGAGTGCCTTCTTTAGTTTATACACCTTCTCTTCGCTTCCCTCAACTATGTAACCCTTAGCTTGGCTTACGTATACATTCTCTTTCAAATCTCCGTGTAAGAACGCGGTCTTTACGTCGAGGTGATGCACCTGCCAATTGTTAGAAGCCGCCAAAGCAATGATGAATCGAACTGTCTCTATTCGAGCGACTGGTGCGAAAACCTCTTCGTAGTCTATTCCATGTCGCTGTATGTAACCTTTTGCGACCAGTCTCGACTTGTGTTTGTTGATGGTGCCATCTGAGTTGCGTTTCACCTTAAAAATCCACATCAAGCCTATGGCTTTGGCTCCTGCGGGAAGGTCTACTAAATCCCATGTTCTGTTTCTTTCTATAGATGAGATCTCATCATCACACACATCCTTCCATACTTTCTCTTCTATTGCATCTTCAAACTCGTATGGCTCTTCGTTCAAAAGAAGTAGCAGCTTTTCTCCTTCAATCTCTGCTAGATATATATAGTCATCAAGATAGGCTGGTCTCTTGCTGATGCGTGTTGATCGTCTAACCTCTGTTTGAGCGTTCTCTGTTTCCTCTCCGATCGGCACTTGTGACTCTTCTTCCCcttcttcctcatcttcatcGACTGTCTCATTCTCATGAGTACTTTCAGAGTGATCATCTTCTCTCATACCATTATTGCCATATTCTCCAAACGATATCTTAAAGCTTCCAGGTTCGCTTGAAGCATCTTTCGTGGGTCTAGTCCAATCCCATCCTTTGCTCTCGTCGAAGACAATATCTCTGCTTACCACGAGCTTTCGGCTATCTGGATCAAATAGACGGTATGCCTTAGACCCTGGTTCCGTGCCTAAGTGTACTAGAGCTCTGCTCCTGTTATCTAGCTTCCGCAGGTGTGGCGTTTCAGCCTTGGCATATGCAATACATCCGAAAATCTTCAAGTGTTCGATGTTTGGCTTTCGTTTCTTAAGAGCTTCAAACGGTGTTGAAGTCTTTAGCACCTTGGTTGCAACTCTATTTATGAGATAGGTCGAGTGTCTAACCCCCTCTCCCCACAGATAGTTAGGAACCTTCATCCCCTTAAGAATGCTTCTGGTCATTTCCATTAAGGTCCGGTTACGACGTTCTACCACACCGTTTTGCTGCGGAGAGTATGGAGCTGTAAGATGTCGATTGATTACTGAAGCTTCACAGTAGATTTTGAATtcgtttgatgtgaattcacctCCTCTGTCGGTTCTCAACGTTTTGATTCTTTCTTTTGTCTCTCCTTCCACCATGGTTTTAAACATCTTCAACTTCTCGAAAGCTTCACTTTTCTCCTTTAAGAGTATTGACCACATATAGTCTCCATGTACGAGTTCCAACGCCTTCTCGGCTCGAAATGTTGTTGACTTTGGGAATGAGTGCCTTGCTTGTTTGCCAAGCAAACATGACTCACATGTCTCACTCTCGAAAGAAAGCTTTGGTAATCCTACTACAAGTTGCTCCTTCATCATTAGTTTCATTGCGCTTGCTCCAATATGTCCCAACCGGGCATGCCATCTGCTTGACTCCTCTTGAGTACTTAATTTAAGGCACTTTGTGTCGACAATATCCATTAACACCTTGTAAAGGCGATTTGCTGATCGTTGAGCTTGCACAATGAGCTTTCCTTCTTTATCATGGAGAGTAAGATATCCTCCTCTCATCTTAACTTCACAGCCAGATGCAGTTGCTTGCCCAAGACTAATGATGTTGCTCTTAAGATCTGGTATATAGTAGACATCAGCGAGGACTTTCTTTGCTCCGTTTTGACTTATGAAGAGTATTGAGCCTTTCCCTTTGATGTCTATTCGGGAATCATCTCCAAATCTCACTTTCCCTGTCACTGTTTCATCAATAGTCTAAAAGTATTCACGTTTTCCCGTCATATGGTTGCTAGCACCATTGTCTAAATACCATATCCTATCAGAACCAACTTCAAAATCCATAGGTTTCACATTCTTTTCATTCAAGAACACAACTTCATGCATAAGTAGACCGTCAGCTTCTTGCGTCTCATCCGTTTTGTTCTCATACGCTTCTTGAAGTTTCAGCAGTCTGTCGGGACAGCTGGAGGCGAAGTGTCCGGTCTTATCACACCTGAAGCATGCAATTTTAGAAATATCGAACTCACGATAGTATCTACCACGACCTCTACCTCTACCAAACGATCTTCCTCCTCGACCTCCTCTGTTTCGGTACTCATTGCTGCCGTAGTCACGATTTGATTGTTGATTATCTGAATTTGCAAACATTAGTTTGTTTTTATCCTCTTGACCATCTGTCTCATCTTCAGCAATCCGTTCCTCGTATGCTTTCAGACGTCCAACTATATCCTCAAAAGTGTTTATATTGAGATCAAGAACTTGCTCTAACGAGGCCACAATATGTATGTATTTTTCCGCGGCAAACTCGAGAGGAATTTCTTAACCAACTTTGGTTCATCAAGGTTTTCCCCCAACGCTGCAGACTTAGATGATATTTCGGATAGCTTGCCGACAAAGTCATCGATAGACTCGGTTTCCTTCATCTTCAAGCGATCAAATTTTGCTTTGAGAGTTTGCAGGCGGGCTTCCCTGACTCTATCTGCTCCAAGGTGACGAGCTTTTATAGCATCCCAGACCTTCTTCGCGGTATCTAGTTCTCCCACTTGTAATATCAATGCTTCCGGGATAGATTGAAAAATAAGAGCTATGGCCATATCATTCTTCTCATCATCGGATGTCTCTGTCTCCACAATCTCCCAGACCTTATGAACTTTAAGAAGAATTTTCATACGAATGGTCCATACTGTGTAATTTGCAGCACTTAACATTGGACACTTGATCGATGAAGATCCATCTTTTGTTTTGGTAGTCACGATTGAAAGATCTCCCATCTCTCGATTTCGGTTTCAGAAtttttgctctgataccaattattaGCGTAATGTGTTTGTGTATGATCTCACAAGTAACTGATGAACTCAAAGATTATAGAACTCTCACTTTATTAGCTTAAGAAAATCACTCAAAACTTAAGCTCTCACAAATAATCTCTAAACTCACAAGTTCATGGCACAACTCACCATCTTCTTATAAAGAGACTTagttcctaaactcattagaaAAACACTTTTATTCTATATATGTTTATCTTTAACTAGGATAAAGATAACTTGTATCCTAAGTTAACTTGTATCCTAAGTTAAAATTtggttaattattttagttttccactTAATTCGGATAACATATAGGAACCTGTTTATATATCCAAGAAAATTTCAAATCCAATTtggttatagttttttttttttttgacagcaggacatttacagactcatattgactctgtaaaccaattgggtaactctgcatccatgtgaacgacgaaagacggttgcttTCTAGCACTACGTGCTAAGCTGTCCGTCCGTTGATTCTCCGTCCGAGGTACATGAACAATAtctgagttgaggaaacttctctgaagaagcttgatatcttccagaTAACTTTCAAAAGCTGGCTATTCtgctggttccgaaaccatcttcaccaattgagaacaatccgttacaaacgtaacctgaaactgtcgtaaattcttcatacattccattgcccaaatcaaagCTTCCAATTTGGTTATAGTTTTCCGGATAATTTcgatatctatactattatttatgaagtgatttagcttatttgtcatgatttttatgattttaggtaattttgcttatttgtcaagTTTTATTTAGGTTTAAATTGAGTcattactttattaataatttaagttgagtctataatttattaatttagataatataactataaaatatgtagatatataattattttgattttgcttatttgtcatgttttccataatttttgtcagttttgcttatttgtcatgtttttattatgtgttagcttagtcattgatttattaattaaatgtcctaaatatcatgataattatatattaaaatgtactttaaaaaaatattagtatacaTATCCGTAAAATAGGTTcgggtttattaattatttaaaatatcatgataaatatatagatatcaaaataaaaaaattaataataatattaattaaactaatgatttatcctaaaatcatggaaaaatgcttatttatcatgttttccatgattttagtcagttttgcttatttgtcatgtttttattatgtgttagcttagtcattgatttattaattaaatgtcctaaatatcatgataattatatattaaaatgtacttttaaaaaatattagtatacaTATCCGTAAAATAGGTtcggtttattaattattttaaatatcatgataaatacatagatatgaaaaaaaaatattaattaaactaatgatttatcctaaaatcatggaaaaatGACAAGTAATCAAATTAGCTAAAAACATGGATAAGATGACAAATAACCCAAATCActttatttatgaagtgatttagtttatttgtcatgatttccatgattttagataattttgcttatttgtcaagTTTTAATTAGGTTTAAATTGAGTcattactttattaataatttaagttgagtccataatttattaatttagataatataactataaaatatgtagatatataattattttgattttgcttatttgtcatgttttccatgattttagtcagttttgcttatttgtcatgtttttattatgtgttagcttagtcattgatttattaattcAATGTcataaatatcatgataattatatattaaaatgtactttaaaaaaaattagtatacaTATCCGTAAAGTAGGTTcgggtttattaattattttaaatatcatgataaatatatagatatcaaaataaaaaaataatagtaatattaattaaactaatgatttatcctaaaatcatggaaaaatgcttatttgtcatgttttccatgattttagtcagttttgcttatttgtcatgtttttattatgtgTTAACttagtcattgatttattaattaaatgtcctaaatatcatgataattatatattaaaatgtacttttaaaaaatattagtatacaTATCCGTAAAATAGGTTcgggtttattaattattttaaatatcatgataaatatatagatatcaaaataaaaaaattaataataatattaattaaactaatgatttatcctaaaatcatggaaaaaatgacaagtaagcaaattaGCTAAAAACATGGATAAGATGACAAATAACCCAAATCActttatttatgaagtgatttagcttatttgtcatgatttccatgattttagataattttgcttatttgtcaagttttatttaagtttaaattgagtcattaatttattaataatttaagttgagtccataatttattaatttagataatataactataaaatatgtagatatataattattttgattttgcttatttgtcatgttttccatgattttagtcagttttgcttatttgtcatgtttttattatgtgttagcttagtcattgatttattaattaaatgtcctaaatatcatgataattatatattaaaatgtacttttaaaaaatattagtatacaTATCCGTAAAATAGGTTcgggtttattaattattttaaatatcatgataaatatatagatatcaaaataaaataaaaataatattaattaaactaatgatttatcctaaaatcatggaaaaatgcttatttgtcatgttttccatgattttagtcagttttgattatttgtcatgtttttattatgtgttagcttagtcattgatttattaattaaatgtcctaaatatcatgataattatatattaaaatgtaattttaaaaaatattagtatacaTATCCGTAAAATAGGTTcgggtttattaattattttaaatatcatgataaatatatagatatgaaaataaaaaaattaataatattattaattaaacaaatgatttatcctaaaatcatgaaaaaatgacaagtaagcaaattaGCTAAAAACATGGATAAGATGACAAATAACccaaatcacttcataaataatagtattgatatcTATAATGGGTTTaagatataattaaaaacgaatttttatttaataatatttaaatctatatgttgtattaaaattcttatttttttatttgtcatatttattaggttttaagcttttatatagctcattgatttattattagtttttaacagagtatttattaattttcacaaaactcgtaatgaattttatatataataaaacacgaattttattttaataatattaaatttatatgttatattaataattaattataaaatcaataataaaatgagaaaaagactaggctagcaccaaaccaagtttatgttcccaaactagcactcaaggctcaagcacaaaattatgtttcattaaagaggtaaatatacacttatacctcttgggttaattaatccaaaccttagggtttagagttaaggggtggggtttttgaattagggtttaaaattttataaaataaaaaatgaatactaaaaaattaaaaataaaaatttaaaaaacagtttcaaaaacaTTATAGCTTCAATTGGTGACCAttagaaaaatgaagaaaaatgaacaaaataaaatttcttttgaaGAATTGAagcaatgaaaaaaatatgaatttttgttcaatttgttccttatcaaaattgcataggaaaattttttcttataaatttattccTCCATGgggaatttagaagaaaaaagtgGGATCTACCTTTCAataatttgactaaaattttaacataactgatataaattttgagaaacaaagaattcACCATAATATTTTTCCTTCAAAATGTTCACCATCTAGAGTTTTATTATGCcaatttttggattaataagatataaaataataactattcGTAAGATGAttatgcccgcatgtgcgggtaaaacacctagtatatttttttaatagttctGATTTTATAGAGAAAATTTGAGTTATTCGAATTTTTGGATAAAATAACAGGTAATtaagataattaaaatattttaaataaaataaaacatttgatAATCAATTTATGAATAtggttatataaaatttaatacttTTAGGTATATAAACTGTATTTTGGTGTCTATTCAATTCTCAGATTGGTTTTGATGCTTTGAGTTTCATAGATATAGAATTTGTTTAgatatatcccctatatattatttgagaagcattgcaatatttttttgtagccacatgtcatcactagaatgattcttagaatccttagagaaataggttggtccatctaaatatataataagctttttattaaaccacaataaatacattattaatgtgtttcattatttctttaaataacaTTACATAATTGCCTAAtgtgactaaagtatatatgataattaatgattttgaataataaagatttgataaaaataagtgtgtattataattatatttgtttaattttaagctattaaaataaattaaacaatcgtagtaaccatataataaaaatttaaaaaaatatttatatattatattttgaatttttaaaaacgagtataaattactaaaactgttaaaagtttcagattcaaattttgtgatctatgatttaaaacttttgttatgatatgatacaaataattaaaaaataatataagttaaaaagtctcatttaataagtatcaaaaataaaagatatataaatatatgtatcattttaaattaaactatatgccatataaaaatacataaatatcttaattttgaaatttactttgaaaatttttttgataaaaaatttgaaaaaatattgacaacttaatttttctaaatattataaattacttaaaccattaattcCACAGTGCAAATtctgttatcactaatttagactttttgccataacaaatacaaatgataaaaaaaaaatatgagcaaaaagcatcatctgataaatattaatattaaaatatatcatatatattactatcatttaaatttaattatatatcatatcaaatagaaaaaatattttttcaatttataaaatttatttatatgttcgcatcaatttaattatataagtagtagataatgactttttattcaatatatatttatatttcataatatgttataaacatataatatataaaataatttatatatataatattcattccgcgcaaggcgcggatcttaacctagtatataTGAAATTCACTAATTCAGTTCGTTTTTTTTCCGATTAATCTTAGTTCGGATAAATGTGTCTAAGCCTACTTAGGCCCATTAAATCATCTTGATCTGTATATTTTGCTAGTTTAGTAGGCCCACAATGTGAAGGCTTGGTTCGGCCCAATTGATTTAGGAGATGAAagaagtgagagagagaggataaggTCTGAAAGCACAACACTTCTCTTGTTCTTGCTTCTCCTTCCGACACAATGGCTACGTTCCTCACACCTCTTGTTTCAATCAAACCTACAGTCTTTTCATTCCCGTCCCAATCCGTCACCTCTCCACACAGACAAACCAATGTACTCTCACTCAAACCGTTTCCTTCTCCCGCGGGAGCACAGAGCTCCAGGGTGAGATTCATTCCCCACGCGGTGGAGACTGAAGAAAAACCCGCTTCAGACCCTAACGCAGAGTCCTCAAGGCGTGTCTAcatcggaaacatacccagaACTGTGGATAACGAACAGCTCTCAAAACTCGTCGAAGAACACGGCGCCGCTGAAAATGTTCAGGTTCTTGTCGCTGCATCAGTTTCTTTCATAGTTTTTATCATTAAAGATTGATGCTTTTGATTTGTCTCATCAGGTGATGTATGATAAGTATTCAGGAAGAAGCCGTAGGTTTGGATTCGCTACAATGAAATCAGTTGAAGATGCCAATGCTGTGATTGACAAGTTAAATGGCACTGtgagctttcttcttctcttctttcaccATCTTCTGTAATAAAAATGACGAAAGGTTTGTTCTTTTTGTCAGACCATTGAAGGGCGTGAGGTGAAGGTTAACATCACGGAGAAACCTATAGCGTCATCATCGTCTCCTGATTTGTCATTGCTTCAGTCTGAGGATTCGGCGTTTGTAGATAGTCCTTATAAAGTGTATGTAGGGAATCTGGCAAAGACTGTTACTAAACAGATGCTTGAGAATTTGTTTTCTGAGAAAGGGAAAGTAGTCAGTGCCAAGGTTTCAAGAGTGCCTGGAACTTCCAAATCCTCTGGGTTTGGGTTTGTGACATTTTCTACAGAAGAGGATGTTGAAGCTGCCATTTTGGCTCTAAACAACTCTGTAAGTTTACTTCATCTTTTCACCTATATAAACACAGAGTAGTGTGTAGAATCTATTTTTTGAATGTTTTAAACTTTCAGTTGTTGGAAGGACAGAAGATTCGGGTGAATAAGGCATAGTGTGAGAAAGAAGAGGAGTCCTTGTGCCATCACAAGAACGTGAAAAGAATCTCTTTTTGTAATGCAAACATGTAGAGCTTAGTATCATCATCTTTGTATCTTTGTATCCTTTCTAAGATGAAAAAATGAAAGCATTTCTTTCTGATCATTTATACGCATCATAGATACACAGGATAGGCTGCTATCAATACGGCCACTATGTGCTACAGATTGACTTTAGCATTGGTGTTACACAATCTTGCTCATCTCTACAACTTATGAGTATGATCATCCATAGACTTCTGTCTTAATACATTCTCAAAATGTTAAGAGTGCTGATTAACAAAGATGTTTCTGAAAAGGACTACCTTAAGCTTCACATTGTGAAAGAATATagttgaaaaaaacaaacatttaaaGTCTTAATGTAATACATTATACTTGAACATGGTACAACTAActtcatgtttttcttttgctaTAAACATAACTTTATGTATGAACAACATAAAGCATTTTATTTGTTACTAGTAAGGGGTACATTCACAGAGTTACAAGGATGCTCTCAACACTCAAACCTCTGCCTCAGAACAAGTCTCCAAGAACTGGACTAGTTTCAAGCGTTCGTCCTCAAGAAGCTCAGGGTCTTCCCTCGTCAACCTCTCTCTAGTTGCTCCATCCACGCTAGTCGGATCATACACTACCTGTTTCATTATAACAGCAATGTCACAGCATCAACTCCATCATCAAAACTTGTTCAAGTCTATGTTAAGAGAAAAGAGACATTTTACTTTTGCGTAGTTATTGGTATGACCATCTTTGTTAGGTCCTGTAAACGGCTCTTGCTCATTGTGTGTCCATTCCCCATctatgatatatttatattcaaactGTCCTTCCTGCATTTCAGAATTATAGCCATGGTTAGAAAATGCTAATACAAAAAAAGTAGACACTAATAAGAGCTTTCTAGctcattaagaaaaaaactcaCAGGCAATTCTCTCTTTAGGCTCCAGAATCCTGTTCCCTTGTCCAGTGTCAGAGGTATCCTCTGCACAGATGGTGAATGCATTATATACATTCTCTCAAGTAGAGTTTGTACAGTCAGACTTTTCGTTTGCATAGAAATGAGAAATGTGCATATGCTAGATTTCAATCATATActatacttttaaaattaaatgaatCAAGAAGATATTTGATTCGACTTATAATAAGAGCCATACTCACCTGTCCCCATCCGATGTCAAGGCCAGATATTTCTACCGTGGAGAACCCCTTGTCTCTCAGTGTCAGAGTGACAGTCTCTGCTAAGGGGCTACTGGTTCGTCCCCAGAGTGGTGTTCCAGTGCAACAGCTATCTCAACTGATCAATCCAGGAACTGCAGCTTCTTCTAAGAAAAGTGGCGAAAATGGGGAGGCCAAAAAggtagaagagaagaaagaaacctCTGGAAACGGGAAAACAACGAACGTGGCGGCTCCTGCAGGGTTGGGAGCTGGCTTAGCATCATTGGATAAGAAGAAGCAAAAAgccaaaaagtaaaatttagtaGCTTTGAAATGAAACGGTGCTCGATTCTAAGTAGTGGAGTTTGGTTTTGTCATTCACTTGGTCAGTCCATTGCAGGAGGAGAAGACTTGTTTGTGTACCACAAAACATTTGTTCTGTTCTTCATTATATGTTTCAACGGTTTGGGCAACTCCCCCTTCCAGCTATGTCTGgtctctttttaaaaaaaattattttaccctcacttttatgTGGATGTAATCTTATCCCACAGAAGTTCTAGTTCGTCTAGAGAATAAGCTCACGATTTAAGCTTTTGATTTAACAACATTTTGACTTCCTGTTTCATAAGTCTACTATATAAAGTTTGATTAACCACGGTCGATGAGGGGCGAACTGAAAGCACGAACGTCGAAGCCGTTTTTAAAACGGACCGAACTGTAAGGCCTTGGCATttcgttttgaattttttggtctttagtttttaagttctagagatatctatactatatgtttgttcaaaaaaaaaaagaagaagagatatctatactatactaaaaggctAATATACTCAATGGAGAGGCATGCCACGTCCTCATaataaatcaaccaatcagggacAAGTGTTTTAACACGTCATTACTACTTCCGTCTAATGCCTTTGGGCTGtctatacattttaaaatatcccAGTTCAAGCCCATTTTCGTATAAACCTAATTTCTTCTGAAGCATAGAACTGATCTTTTCTCGACTCTTCCCCTTCATCTTCACTGGTTGCTCTGTAGCTCCGTTTCCGCTTGGTCCTCTTGATTAATCAATGAAGCTATTTAATCTTTTCTTTATTGTTTCGTTTTACctccctctgttttttcttatatataaattgatGCCATATCTTCGTCTCTGCTCTTCCACTCCACAAAGCCGTCAATCAAAACTCAGCGCATCCATGGCTAACAACAATGGGAAAATCATTTGCGACAGCTCCAGCTAATGGTAAATCGCAAAAATCCCTCACCTTTTTAATCCCAAATCTAAGCATTTTAAGTTTGCTGAGATGACATCGTCGTGGCTGATCTGGTTCGTTGTTACTTTGTTATTT
The nucleotide sequence above comes from Brassica napus cultivar Da-Ae chromosome A9, Da-Ae, whole genome shotgun sequence. Encoded proteins:
- the LOC106402595 gene encoding 30S ribosomal protein 2, chloroplastic-like, which gives rise to MATFLTPLVSIKPTVFSFPSQSVTSPHRQTNVLSLKPFPSPAGAQSSRVRFIPHAVETEEKPASDPNAESSRRVYIGNIPRTVDNEQLSKLVEEHGAAENVQVMYDKYSGRSRRFGFATMKSVEDANAVIDKLNGTTIEGREVKVNITEKPIASSSSPDLSLLQSEDSAFVDSPYKVYVGNLAKTVTKQMLENLFSEKGKVVSAKVSRVPGTSKSSGFGFVTFSTEEDVEAAILALNNSLLEGQKIRVNKA